From the Hemicordylus capensis ecotype Gifberg chromosome 1, rHemCap1.1.pri, whole genome shotgun sequence genome, the window TAGAAGAGagggaaatatctctctctctctctctctctctctctctctctcataatacCAGAACACTCAATTAAATTGACTGATGacagattcaggacagaaaaaaaatatatatatgaaagcaCTTATTCACAAAATGCATTAATTTATGGAATGTTCTGCCATGAGATGCAGTGCTAGCTTACatggctttacaaaggaattagacagcttcatggaggagaataggTCTGTCACTGTCTATTATCCATAATGGCCATGTGGAAGAACCTCCATGTTAAGAGGCAGCAAAGCTGTCACAAAGATATTCTGCAGGTGTTGACTTCTATGCATGGACCCATGTGTATGGATCTGTCTTGGACTTTGTGAAGATGCAGGGTATAAATCTTTTTAAcaaacatataaacaaacaaacaaacaacatctCTTCAAGGGTTAAGAAGAGGGCTTGGTAAACTCCTTTACTCATCCCACACCTACTTCAAAGACTGCAAAGGCTGGATTGGGAGTTACCAGTTTCAGTCAGACTTTTACAGCTTTTGAaaagtgagtgggtgggtggtgagTGAATTACTTTGAAAGTAACAGGAAAATCTGGTTCTCAGAGACTGGGTTGCTGGGAGCTGGGAGGGTAACTGGTGGAATTGCTGCACCTGGCTAACCCCTGTTGATACCTATGATGGTGAGGACTCAACAGTGCTCCTCATGAACTGTGTGCACCAAGAATATGCCCCCGACCTGCCGAACACCACTGTATATCAACTAGACCTGagcaaattcagatttgaaaattcggattttatccaaaattgcacAAAACTggtaaaaattggtaaaatccaaGTCTGGCTTCCCCCACAATGAATTGGATTGCTAAATagcaaaattaattttggaaatacatTGGAATTTTGGAATTTGCAAAATGGCACCCATGAAGCATTTTGGTGGGTGTGTACACTGCCCTgtgccattcttggaagggcagtatagaaatgaaatccaTCCATCCAGGGGATATAAAAGGggagaaggggcatgctgttactcctatttatttatttatttattcaatttttataccattcttccaaaattggctcagggctgtttacaaataaaacaaagacagttataatcaatcaacaattaaaatataaaatatcataaaacaattaaccaatacaacagtttaaaaacccataagataaaaattagattaaaaacatgttaaaaacacattaaaatttaaaaatcgaatcttagttgaaggcctggggaaacaagtacatcttcagggtcctcctaaaagcaaacagagaaggagatgctcttatttcagcagggaacgcattccaaagccctggggcagccacagaaaaggcccggtcctgagttacTACCAAACGGGTTTGCGGCACTCAttgtcggacctctccagatgatcttaataggcaacagggttcatgacagagaaggcgctctcttaaatatcctggacctaagccattaagggccttataggtaataactagctctttgtatttctttcagaaacctatcggcagccagtgcagttcttttagaattggtgttatatggtcccttaaAGTGAACCCAGAGACAAGTCTGGCTACTGTATTTTTGTACCAATTGTattttccaaactacgtacaaaggcagccccacacagagggcattacagtagtcaagcctagaagccgttttaaggtcactactctccaagaacggatgtatctggcgtatcagccgaagctgataaaaagcattcttggccacagcctcaacctgagaaaccagggagagtttaggatccaggagcactcccagactacgaacctgatctcttagggggagtgtaaccccatccagaacaggcagatctataccatctctcagatcctgaccccctacagacagtacctctgtcttgtttggattcaacttcagtctgttatccctcatccagcccaatattgcctccaggcaggcacttaggggggtcatgccatttcctgatgaagttggtatagagaaatcATGAAAgtaaagggcagattcttccacttGCTGGTGGGATAATGGCTAAGGCaagtcttcagtttcagaagtttttgtaatggtctgccagatttcaccattattagccaattaaaaataaataaatcaaaaattcACGAAAAGTCAGGATTTACCAATTATCTTCAAATCCATTACAGGGAGGCCCTGaaacatgtgtggcaagtttcaaggttcTAGTGCCAACTGGTtatttttggttatttttttcaATTTCCCTATTGACCAGTATGggggaaaatccaaatttaagatagaatttggattcggattctgaATCTGATTCTATATCCAACATTGAGAGAGCCTGTAGAATCCAACTGCAACATTGTCGAAGTTGGATCGGGTCGGATCCAAATCTGTATCCTAATTTTCTGAACACACACAGGCCTAATATCAACTATCAAACACTGTCAAGTTCTTAaaaatactgaaataaaataTCCATGGGGTACCAAATACTGATCTCAAATATTCTGATAATATTTGGGGATTGGAGATTATCCACAGAATATTTGCAAAGATCTGCAACAGAGAATAAAAAGAATGTTTGGCAACCTTCTTGTTATTCAAGAATGTTGAGCTGATTTCAGCTGTAAGACACTCTAAGATGTGCACACATCTATTGTAAGCAGCACTGGTCACATGACAGGAGATCAATGACAGCTTTTCTGGGGTAGATTTGGAAATGTTATGAGAAATTCTGCAAAACCAGTTGCAAAAGAGTTGGTGGAAGAGAAACAATGAAAATAAGGAAGGTTTGGAAGTGAAACCTAGCATGTGCTACTGTATAGATTTATAAAACTGCCTGCAGCTCTCTGAAAAACAATTGCCTGTACACAGCTTCCATCTCTTCAAATTTTGTTTCTGTGGATGGACAGAGATAATGTGATATGTCACTCTTCTAAAGCAAAATATAACATTTTGTTGTGAATGCTTAGTCAGAAATTCAGAGTGGATTTGTTTCTAGATTTTATCTGGTAACCAGTAAACTTCTTCCTTATTCTGCAAATAATAtttggagagaggaaggaagatcaACCATCTTCTGTCAGGTTTTAATTCAGTGGTGCTGAGACTCACCCTAACTAAAAAAACCCTGCCCTGAATACCATTTGAACCTCACTGAAATAAGAAAGATTAAGGGCAGATTCACAACTATTTTCAGGACTGTTATTCAACTggaggtgttttttttgtttttgttttaattaaaaattctGCTTTGTTTGGATATACAATTATTATCTTGGTCTTATGAATACATTGCCAAATTATACACTACCAGGGGTTATCAATGCCTCAAAAATGGATACTTAAAATATTAAACCATTGGACCAGACACTTATGTTAATACCATTCCTTTTCACAAGCCCATGAAGACTGCTGTCTTGAGACCCATATATGTATCATATGCTGTCTATGGCGCCCATGTGTGTGGGCCTGCATCCTTGGATTGCAGTCACAGCCCAGGCTGAGGTGGGTCATGGAGATTTCAAGCAACCTGCTGACTAGCACTAGATCAGGGTGGTTTCAAGGACACCAGCTAACATTTTCCAAGAAGAGAAGTACAGGCAAGTAGAACCCGATTAAATGTTAGGAACACATTTTTCCATAGGCACAAAAGTAGTTCAGCTGTTGAACTACTGTTGGACTACCCTGAGGCTGAACAGACACTGTTAGTGGTACTTTGAGTATAAGAGATTCTGTATTTGGACAGAGGGTGATCTAGGAGACACCATAGTAGTAATCTTTCAAAGTATGGATTTAATAATTTGTTTACAATAGTTTGGCATGCTTCTGTCCAGAGAAATTAATGGGCTCAGCCACAACTAAACCTGAGTTGAATTGTGGCCTTAGTGAATGACAATACATTTCCACAGGCTACAGCATTTCCTTACAAGTTTCCCTTATattagtctgcacttgcctctctgtaaagtaCAGTAAAGttaagttgtgccctcgagtcggtgtcaactccaggtgaccacagagccctgtggttgtctttggtagaatacaggaggggtttaccattggcctctacagcacagtatgagatgatgcctttcaacgccttcctatatcactgctgcccaatatagtagtttgggaaacacaccagcagggattcgaactaacagcctcctgccctctaggcaggttacttcctcgcttcgccattaggtggctcttgcctctctgtacataattgTCTGATACTACCAGTGCTGGCTCCTCCTGCCAAGGCCCATTCCTCAGCATGGGATCTACCCTGAAGCGCACACAACCTGagttctctttctccttttttgtGGTCACTACTTTGTTTATCTACCCTTGCTGAGTGAATGAGCAATAAGTGAGAAGGAGCAGCAACCTCTGCCCACCTTGCCCGCCCCCTGCTTTGGACAGCCAGGCAGACTAGGCCCAGAAAAAGAGGGCAAACCAACTGACAGTGACAACAAGAAACAAGTGACAACAAGAATGGGGTCTACTGAATGCATCTTCCTCAaagcgcccccacccccacaaatctGGAGTGGGCACTGGTTACTATGGAGAGCATGTAAAATTCTGGATCCTTTCAATGTGAAGGCCTACAATAGCcatctgtgtgtgtttcttttcatGTGCTGGTCTATGGCCATAATAAacctattactactactactattctgGATCTCTCATTGTGAGGGCAATATCGTCTGCCTAACTGTTATTGCGAACTATTTGGAAAACTGCTATAATAACAACTACAGCTTGATTTGTTGGCAGCCCCATAACAATTCTTCTCTGGTTGGCTTACAAAGTAAAGCAATAAAACAactgaataaaacatacaattgaaatgcattaaaacaaaacaaaatgattacaataaaatacaaaaacattttaaaaacctaaaaaagaaactttttaaaaggcctgagtgaacagaaagttcTTCACCTGGTATTTAAAGAAACAAACCAATGCAGCCAGGCAAGCGTCACTGGGGAGACTATGccatagatggggtgccaccactgaaaaggccctcttcctacTAGCTACCCACATCACATCATTTGGCAGGTGTTCTCAGAGTAGGGCCTCTGAAGAAAAGGTTGAAAACTACTGttcttaaattaaattaaattaaattaaatatcacTCCAAAAAATAAGGACTGAAGGGGTCCAGGTCCCATCGGTTCTAGAGCAGTCCTAGGACAGTTAGTAGGGAAAGATAGGCCATGGACTATGGCCATCTTAAGCCCGAGTCCTGCCCCTAAGAAATACCTTTCAGACACAGGTCGTTCTCGATCAGAGTCTTCATGGCCTTCTGATATGTCTCCTCTGCCACTGGGAGTTGTGTCACCGTGACATTTGACGAGCAATCCTTCTTCACAACAGGTGCCCATTCTCCCTCAGGGAACCGGCATACTGCCAACACTCCGAAACCCGCTTTGTCTAGCGTTTTTACAAACATCTGTCCCACAGAACTGTTGGAAACCACAATCATGATTGCTCTCCCCTTTTGGTCTATTTTCCTCTTCATTTTCTTTGCCTCCCCAAAGGCGGAGAGGAAGATCACAAAGCCAGTGAGACTAGCAAGACAAAAGCAGGCCAGCCCATAAAGAAAACAGGAGAACGCTGAAGCCAGTGTTAAGTCCGCAGCTAGGAGGATGAGTTCATGGAAGCCAATCATGGTTCTAAGAGGAGTTTTCCTGCTCCTTTGTGCACAAGTTTGCTGAAAAACCTTCTGGGAGGCACATGGTATGCAATTATATCATTACAAAGCCAGCCCGCATTGTGAAACATGCAAAGGCAAGTCACAGCCCTGCTGGGAGGATGAATCATCACTCTAGCTATAGCAGCAAACGATAACTCTAGACCACAGGCGCTGCAGAGAGCATTTGAAGGGCTCATAATATCTGAAATGGTTACATTATGCCCGGCAGTTATGACCTGCCAGGTTGCAGACCAAGAGTTTCCTCACAAAGGCAAGTCTGTGACCTGTCTGCATCACtgtagctgtttgtttgtttccaaagTATGTTGCATTCTGATTTTAGAAAGAAAATGCTGCTTTATTAGAACAGACCTGAAATGTGAATCTTTGAACATCTTTTGTGTATTTTGGTaagggaaaaacaacaaccagtcCTCTCTGGATTTGGACAGAGCTTCTTGTAGAGATTATTGCCAGCCACTTCAGAGAGTTTGAAGAgatttttcccctctccctctcttaatAATATTAAAGTTCAAGGTCAAACAAGGaaattatttatttctacatttatatcctgctcttcctccaaggagcccagagcagtatacatggttgtgtttatcctcgcaacaaccctgtgaggtagattaggctgagaaagaagtgactaaCCTAGTCAcctaatgagtttcatggctgaacagggatttgaactcagatcttcccagtcctagccaacactctaaccattacaccacactgattTTTGTATGTTTGGGACAGATGAACATGGAATTCACTGCTATACAATGTGGggatggctactagccttggtggcttttaaaaaagcgtTAGCCGAAAGCCACAGACAATAGGCCTATTAGCAGCTATTAGCCACATTActtaaatagaacctccatgtgcaGAAGCAATCTACCTTTTGAAaaacagtgtgtggggggggcaaacagcaggagaaggctactgccttcatgccctgattgtggacttttcagaagcacttgGCTGGCTGTTGTTGGAAACGGGATGCTAGATTGGACAGGCCTttaatctgatccagcagggctcttcttgtctTCTTAATTTCAAAGTCAACCCATGAAATCAGTGTGCCAAGGCGGTGTCAGGAAATATTATTTTTCTGCAGGTCAGTAGCATAGACCGCCTTCGCATATAACGCCAAACTGGAGgtgagcaaggcagaggtttgattttgtggtcatttgaatgtgtgaaactgcggtttcatcacaaaagcgacctgaggtttcaCTCCCCAAACTGCCTctgatttgtagtgagttttgctgcttgtACCTCAGGTTTGGAGGCGCCAtagtgtcatctgaattctgctgccaccaTAACCTGGTTTTGTGTTGCACCTGCTCcccaaaccatagagagggtggctcagaccaacccagaaatgtgtcagctccatgcctgccatgcttctcactggccgcctcttgGAGCCCTCGCCTGCCCCTGCTGACTTCTCCTTTCTCATCCCACAGCTGCCTGGCAACAGGGCCTCCGTGTCCCTTCAGACTCCGCATTTAAAGGGACCGAAGCACATTCGCATGCGGCATGCTTCGGGTGCTCTGTGGCTTGAAAGGAATGCcagtcagggatgatgatgaCACGAGGAGAGGTTCTCCTGTGACCCACTAAACGTGGTGCCTTGTGGGAAATGGAGATGAGGCCATTGTTGAAGAAGTCATGGAGTGCACCCCATGTCAATCAAGTCTCTTTCGTCCCCCGCTCCACCAtcccactcaggggcgtagcaaggttggagtgggcccagaaacaagattttaaaatgcctccccccaccccgaagctcagctcatgcagtaaagaaatcttaaatgtggctgaatagtggtaacaaaaagcagagagagagagagagagagagagagagacacacacacacacatatacatatatatacatacacacacacacacacatatatatatatatatacacatataaacctatgtgctacaatagaacatcatcctaaattatttttttaagtttttgtaaattgtggacgatgcaagtcatttaatgggactagagaaagacatgctgttctggcagctccgggtcttaacactcacatcaattttggaggatgaatacaactgaaggaagcccaggcaggtgcgcggctgggggagtcagtcatgtgacttgcctctgggggccccccaaggcagtgggcccccagacagctgtctccccttgccctattatagttatgcccctggtcccACTACTTTATTGCGGAGTCATGCTAGATGATCTCAAATCTGTCTCCTGCTATACCCACGTCccgtgtgccacacacagtgctccTGTTGTGCACTTGGAGATAACTGCATGGCAGACATGACAAATGGGCCACCTGGTCACTGTGCAGCTGGCGCATGGCCTTCATATATGACATTGCAGTAGGGGATCGGTATTATGTGTCTGTGTGCCCAGGGGCAACAAAATTCCAATTGGCGGCCCAGCATCACCTTTCTCCTGCCCTGCAGCTGCCTGAGAAAACCAAACCTTCAAGGTGGCTTTCCTGGGCAGAGTACAGTTGATACTTCTAGAAAGGCCACAAGGGCAGGCCTCTGCACCAGGCCTGCTGTGCATGCATGAGGTGCCTGACCAAATATGCACACTACATACGCCCACACCCATCCACCCTCTCCCTCCCATGAAGACAGCAGGTTGCAGTCCAATGCCTTTCTCCTCCAACACCCTTTTTTGGAAATTGGCACGAGCAATGCACTCCCAGCGCGCTACAACTACTTCGCCACCCACTAGTGGTATGGGCACCGCAAGCGCTGCTGAGAGCAGCCATGCTGGGGAAGGAGGCAAGGGGGTTCATGCCAAGCTGTGGTCCAGTGTTTGTGGTCCAGTGTACCTGCTGGTTCCATGCTGCTCTGGCGTAGCAGGCCCATCACACAGGCCTCAGCCTGCATTGCACCACACAGGTgtgccagctgctgctgaaggcaggtagaagggtgcacctgtgcagtttgtGAATGCTGCAGGACAGCCCCTCCAGTCCTTTACTCCATGGACTTGGGGGCTGACAACAAGAAGACATCAACAGAGTCCCTGCAGCACTGCATGCCCTCCCACTACTTGAATGAGGCTTGGGTGGGGGGACCTTGGCATTGGATGGGGAAGAGGTAGTCTGCTTTGTGGAGCATAGAGGGAAGGAAGGTAGGGGGCGTGGAAGGGGTGGTTTTGAACTGAGGGGCTATTGGCTTTCACTGGGCACACAGGCAAGCAATGTCCTTGCTCTGACTTCTGGAGCAGGAAGAATCAGGAGCACAGGTGGAAGCAGGTGTGGTGGAAGCTGTTGCATTCTGTCAACACACGGTTTTTGCAAGGGGCAAGTGATGCAGTCACCCCGATATTCTCCCCCCTTGCCAAGAGACCATTTCCCCCTTTGTCAAGCTTCAGCAGGACGTATGATTTTCCAGGGACAAAAGGCGCCAGCAGGCGTGGATTTGCTCACAAGATGCATTCAGTCTATCTTTGAACAGTaaaggtgggaagagaggggcccaatcctctttTCCTTctgaggggggagaaagggaatccCAAGTCCCTTCCTTCCCAATTGTGGAAGACAGTTAGTCTTTCTCCAGGGGGATTAAAAGAAGACCCCCGCAAGGGGATGCAGGCATCCTCatagtaacaaataaataacaccTTTTTCCTGGCTATTTATTGATAATCATGGCTGGGCAGCTGGCAAGCTGATTCCCCCTAGAGAGAGTCCACTTACTGCTCTCAGGCTGTCGTCAAATGGCAGAGTATGCTTTGACACAGGGATTGCAGTGGGATGGTATCCCCACAACAGCCCTTCCCAATGCTGCAATTGCTAGGAAGGAGTGGGGACAGCCCCCCCCTTCTCTAAACTCTAGATGCATTGAACATGGGCCAATCCTCCCAAGCAAAGATGGCGAGGCACATGCCTTCATTGGGCACCGCCTTTCCAGGCAGATACCATCTCCCCCAAAGACCATCGCCAATTAATTTGCAATTGCTCCTCCCTGGGATGCAGTCACGGGATAACTCTCACTGTTGCTCTGAACcttgcaaccccacccccaccagagacccacccctgctgctcatCCAAATGTATCGGCTGCCATCCTGAGTGTGCACCCCAGAGCCCAGTACTATCTGGAAAAGCCCCTGGCCATTCTTGGGTGGGAATGATTGTGGTTCTGCATGACTGTGTGACTTTGAAGTTACTGCAAGGGCATTGCTGCCAGTGCCatgaggaaggggttaaaatgtctttgccctgccaaaggCAGCCATCAAGGCCAGAAAGGAATGATCCTGCTGGTCAAGCCCCCTTGGAGATTGTGCCTAATGGCAGACGCCCGAACGACACCCTGCCTGCAGTTTGGTGATGCAAGTGGCCTCCCGCTCCTGCTATTCTGGCTCGTCAGACCAGGGttggaggggctcctctgcccagaaaccagAGGTTACCAGACCACATCCGTGGTCTCTGATCATCTGTGGTGTAATTCTCAGTTTGGGTAGTTAACCTCGGGTT encodes:
- the LOC128344345 gene encoding estradiol 17-beta-dehydrogenase 2-like isoform X2, giving the protein MIGFHELILLAADLTLASAFSCFLYGLACFCLASLTGFVIFLSAFGEAKKMKRKIDQKGRAIMIVVSNSSVGQMFVKTLDKAGFGVLAVCRFPEGEWAPVVKKDCSSNVTVTQLPVAEETYQKAMKTLIENDLCLKGLSGEMKKPSIMIWDEEAETQKICERKVTPKQKKCCVTPAFLIALLCVPTKTVCLCLKKRGRQLLTPLQTALFKYQDLQDAEQVKRRVQNVGNEQGEEMSERKSR
- the LOC128344345 gene encoding estradiol 17-beta-dehydrogenase 2-like isoform X1; this encodes MIGFHELILLAADLTLASAFSCFLYGLACFCLASLTGFVIFLSAFGEAKKMKRKIDQKGRAIMIVVSNSSVGQMFVKTLDKAGFGVLAVCRFPEGEWAPVVKKDCSSNVTVTQLPVAEETYQKAMKTLIENDLCLKGLSGEMKKPSIMIWDEEAETQKICERKVTPKQKKCCVTPAFLIALLCVPTKTVCLCLKKRGRQLLTPLQTALFKYQDLQHLWQVYMLRREPQKNTPTCQPIGSTQQPRQIPPNWMS